The Geobacter sp. AOG2 genome includes a window with the following:
- a CDS encoding Ig-like domain-containing protein → MTLRYFIRSLLALLVATIFGCGGGGGGGGTTADTTPPSVSISAPASNSSVSGTVAITASASDNVGVSKVEFYVGGILQTTATTSPYTFSWDTSSLSAGTYSLTAKAYDAANNSTTSSAVSVAVNGSITGPANATLTLSIPSLPANTLAGGAILTINLPSGVVPAVLSGTDASGSVTSIGGAIGSLLIADFSSSQITFANVTLNSFGTGNFMIVNCVVPSGVTVSPSGFSVLNPQVFDSVGTPIPSATIAMSVLLR, encoded by the coding sequence ATGACACTTCGCTATTTTATACGCTCGCTTCTCGCTCTTCTGGTTGCGACAATCTTCGGTTGCGGCGGAGGTGGTGGAGGCGGGGGAACAACGGCAGATACTACGCCGCCAAGTGTATCCATCAGCGCTCCGGCCAGTAACTCGTCGGTAAGCGGAACCGTTGCGATTACGGCCAGTGCGAGCGACAACGTCGGCGTAAGCAAGGTCGAGTTCTATGTTGGCGGGATATTGCAGACCACAGCGACGACCTCTCCCTACACGTTTAGCTGGGACACCTCGTCTCTGTCGGCTGGGACCTATAGCCTCACGGCCAAAGCATACGACGCCGCAAACAACTCCACAACTTCCAGTGCAGTTTCCGTGGCGGTGAATGGTTCCATAACAGGCCCGGCCAATGCCACCCTCACCCTGAGCATACCGAGCCTGCCCGCAAACACCCTTGCGGGGGGGGCGATACTCACCATCAATCTGCCGTCGGGGGTTGTGCCGGCTGTTCTCTCCGGCACCGACGCGTCGGGTTCGGTGACCTCTATTGGAGGGGCCATAGGCAGTCTTTTGATCGCCGATTTCAGCTCTTCCCAAATAACATTCGCCAACGTAACCCTGAACAGCTTCGGCACCGGCAACTTCATGATCGTGAACTGTGTTGTCCCCTCAGGAGTGACCGTCTCCCCAAGCGGCTTTTCGGTGCTGAATCCCCAGGTTTTTGACTCTGTCGGAACCCCGATACCTTCGGCAACCATCGCCATGTCGGTATTGTTGCGATAA
- a CDS encoding JAB domain-containing protein encodes MTIDNLFGQEQAPAKSRKLKLKQIRAVYETLVIKEEVNSYLQPFTRYSSPDQVFATFGFLRQETKEYFFAIHLDGKNRICCVDEVSVGSLNQSIVHPREVFKTALLSSASAIILLHNHPTGDPTPSREDIEITKRLREVGEIIGVRVLDHIIIGDSYKSFVSYGLL; translated from the coding sequence GTGACAATTGACAACTTATTCGGCCAGGAACAGGCCCCGGCAAAATCCAGAAAACTCAAGCTCAAGCAAATCAGGGCGGTGTATGAAACCCTGGTCATTAAGGAAGAGGTCAACAGCTATCTCCAGCCATTCACCAGGTACAGCAGCCCGGATCAGGTCTTTGCCACATTCGGCTTCCTGCGGCAGGAAACTAAGGAATATTTCTTTGCCATCCACCTGGACGGCAAAAATCGTATCTGCTGCGTTGACGAAGTATCGGTCGGTTCCCTGAACCAAAGCATCGTCCACCCACGGGAAGTGTTCAAAACGGCCCTGCTGTCATCGGCATCGGCCATCATCCTGCTTCACAACCATCCGACCGGCGACCCAACACCAAGCAGGGAAGATATCGAGATAACAAAGCGGTTACGGGAGGTGGGCGAGATTATTGGGGTGCGGGTGCTCGATCACATCATCATCGGCGACAGTTATAAATCATTCGTAAGCTACGGCCTGCTGTAG
- the rsmD gene encoding 16S rRNA (guanine(966)-N(2))-methyltransferase RsmD codes for MRVIAGSVRGMRLAAPRGMQTRPTADRVREALFSIITSRRELGQAQVLDICAGTGSLGIEALSRGAGFGCFVEQERRVLVVLEKNLEATGFTAKSQILAVDCLKALRLLAAQGRRFDVVFFDPPYASALYTTVPEAVGGLSLLADDGLLIVECAARNPLPERVGTLIRVDRRVYGDTALEFLTLEGA; via the coding sequence ATGCGTGTAATTGCGGGAAGTGTGCGGGGGATGAGGCTTGCGGCGCCCCGGGGGATGCAGACGCGTCCAACAGCCGACCGGGTCCGGGAAGCACTTTTCAGCATCATTACGAGCCGCCGCGAACTGGGTCAAGCGCAGGTTCTTGATATCTGCGCGGGGACCGGGAGTCTTGGGATCGAAGCCCTGAGCCGGGGAGCCGGTTTTGGGTGTTTTGTGGAACAGGAGCGGCGCGTACTGGTTGTTCTGGAGAAGAATCTGGAGGCCACCGGATTCACCGCCAAGTCGCAGATTCTTGCCGTTGATTGTCTCAAGGCCTTGCGGCTTCTTGCAGCCCAGGGACGCCGCTTTGACGTGGTGTTCTTTGACCCTCCCTATGCCTCGGCTCTTTACACCACCGTGCCGGAGGCCGTGGGCGGCCTGTCCCTGCTGGCGGATGATGGGCTCCTGATCGTAGAGTGCGCAGCACGTAACCCTTTGCCGGAGCGGGTGGGAACACTTATCAGGGTTGACCGCCGGGTCTACGGTGACACGGCGCTGGAGTTTTTGACACTGGAGGGTGCATGA
- a CDS encoding DUF1858 domain-containing protein: MITRDMIIADIIRQHPETLPVFQRYHLDCYECQIADLETIEHGAGVHKVGIVELLEALNNSLE, from the coding sequence ATGATCACACGAGACATGATTATCGCCGACATTATCAGGCAACACCCTGAAACACTTCCGGTATTCCAGCGCTACCATCTTGACTGCTACGAATGCCAGATCGCCGACCTCGAAACCATCGAACACGGCGCCGGCGTTCACAAGGTCGGTATCGTCGAACTGCTCGAAGCGTTGAACAACTCTCTGGAATGA
- the brxL gene encoding BREX system Lon protease-like protein BrxL, which produces MVNTEKLRAAFPDTTVFKAPNIVAIFKAASIPSFLRDWILKRKAESDGRIHDAEALRKYIYEIIPRRENLLELKDVARSEGRTKKFLAKIEIQFIVRSNEYTFAIPELGLGHAETLIEDYVWNRIKDDVVKTAGGWGLVQLGYRSPDDENSRGCFTLLEYKNFCPYSIDLDAYREARCQFTTEEWIDVVLGAIDYNPEGYEDWVQKHTVLTRLLPFIEPRLNLIELAPKGTGKSYMFGRVGKYGWLVSGGTLTRAKMFGDINGKSPGLIASNDFVALDEIQSINFHDPSEMQGGLKAYMESGEITVGKNRIIGGAGVILLGNILQTEMDETKDMFQRLPEVFHESALLDRFHGFIRGRDIPRMSENLKICGWALNTEYFSEIMHLLRQPAETMIYRHVVERLVDYPSGADTRDTEAVLRLCTAYLKLLFPHATEPDGIDRGEFKRYCLRPAVQMRTVIRQQLQKIDPLEYGGKNVAAYTLREVD; this is translated from the coding sequence ATGGTCAATACTGAAAAACTGCGAGCGGCATTTCCGGACACAACGGTCTTTAAGGCCCCAAACATCGTGGCGATCTTCAAAGCGGCGTCGATTCCGTCGTTCTTACGGGATTGGATTTTGAAGCGCAAGGCGGAATCGGACGGGAGAATCCACGATGCTGAGGCTTTACGAAAATACATTTACGAAATTATTCCGCGCCGGGAGAATTTACTGGAATTGAAGGACGTGGCGCGAAGTGAGGGGCGCACGAAGAAGTTTCTGGCCAAAATTGAAATCCAATTCATTGTGCGGTCCAACGAGTACACATTCGCGATTCCGGAATTGGGTCTGGGGCATGCGGAAACGCTGATCGAGGACTATGTCTGGAACAGGATCAAAGATGATGTCGTAAAAACTGCTGGCGGCTGGGGACTAGTACAACTTGGGTACCGGAGCCCGGACGACGAGAATTCGCGTGGATGTTTCACGCTCTTAGAGTACAAGAATTTCTGTCCGTACTCGATAGATCTGGACGCCTATAGAGAGGCCCGCTGTCAGTTCACAACTGAGGAATGGATCGACGTTGTGTTGGGTGCGATCGACTACAACCCGGAAGGTTACGAAGACTGGGTGCAGAAACATACGGTACTGACGCGCCTGTTGCCGTTCATCGAACCGCGTCTGAATTTGATAGAGCTGGCACCCAAGGGGACTGGCAAGTCGTATATGTTCGGGCGGGTAGGGAAATACGGCTGGCTGGTCAGTGGGGGGACGCTGACGCGGGCGAAGATGTTCGGAGATATCAATGGGAAGAGCCCCGGCCTGATCGCGTCGAACGACTTTGTGGCACTGGACGAAATCCAGTCGATCAACTTCCATGACCCGAGCGAAATGCAGGGCGGGCTGAAAGCCTACATGGAAAGTGGGGAGATTACAGTCGGTAAGAACCGTATCATAGGCGGGGCCGGTGTCATCCTGCTTGGGAACATCCTGCAAACAGAGATGGACGAAACCAAAGATATGTTCCAGAGGCTACCGGAAGTGTTTCACGAGTCGGCATTGCTGGACCGATTCCACGGTTTTATCCGTGGGCGTGACATTCCACGCATGAGTGAGAACCTGAAGATCTGCGGTTGGGCGCTGAACACGGAGTATTTTTCTGAAATCATGCATTTGCTGCGTCAGCCGGCGGAAACAATGATTTACCGGCATGTCGTCGAAAGACTGGTGGACTATCCTTCTGGGGCGGACACCCGTGACACTGAAGCGGTTTTACGGCTATGCACAGCCTACCTCAAACTGCTGTTCCCGCACGCTACAGAGCCGGACGGTATTGACAGAGGGGAGTTCAAGCGATACTGTCTGCGGCCCGCCGTACAGATGCGAACGGTGATTCGACAACAATTGCAGAAGATAGACCCGCTTGAATACGGAGGGAAGAACGTAGCCGCATATACGTTACGCGAGGTAGATTAA
- the coaD gene encoding pantetheine-phosphate adenylyltransferase, translating to MKKIAVYPGSFDPITYGHLDIINRGLKIFDEVVVAVAANSQKNPLFSIDERVSLIRAVFKDERRVVVDTFSGLLIDYVSSRQAHVIIRGLRAISDFEYEFQIAQMNSTIGQGVETLFMMTSLQYGYLSSSIVKEVCLLNGNIDRFVPPEVKSALKTKFGLE from the coding sequence ATGAAGAAGATCGCAGTCTATCCTGGTTCCTTTGATCCCATTACCTATGGTCATCTGGATATCATAAACCGCGGATTGAAGATTTTTGATGAGGTGGTGGTGGCGGTGGCTGCCAATTCCCAGAAAAATCCCCTGTTTTCAATCGACGAGCGAGTCAGTCTGATCCGCGCCGTGTTCAAGGATGAACGGCGGGTGGTGGTTGACACCTTCAGCGGCCTTCTGATAGATTATGTATCCTCGCGACAAGCACATGTGATCATCAGGGGGCTTCGCGCCATATCGGACTTTGAGTACGAATTCCAGATCGCCCAGATGAACAGCACGATCGGTCAGGGCGTGGAGACGCTGTTCATGATGACTTCCCTCCAATATGGGTATCTTTCTTCCTCCATCGTCAAGGAGGTCTGCCTGCTGAATGGAAATATTGACCGGTTTGTTCCTCCAGAGGTAAAGTCCGCCCTGAAGACGAAATTCGGACTCGAGTGA
- a CDS encoding tetratricopeptide repeat protein gives MKTGRTTTCRFVGLMMLAAFMGVVVPGSAPAVQWRPLTRTTHHDVALDMDSLKLTPLGRVTVWLRFTPLGEPQRKLAATEYGEKLYRLHLEYYEIDCSEQSDVLQLIDIIGPDGKRLARMKGGGPLAAIFPGSTLDLAAQKVCPSFENEAVPDEEVEAPDSSDATKTDTRQISEDIRARISGALQKTQTEPDSQAAWRDLGNAYYDGDQPQQAIEAYDRALALSPEDADVLNDQGAMYRQLGDFTRALANFEKALKIAPNNLESLYNVGYVNAFDLNRMGRALEAWRRYLELDRTSETARQVQGFIERYGK, from the coding sequence GTGAAAACAGGACGAACAACAACATGCCGTTTCGTGGGTCTCATGATGCTGGCAGCCTTCATGGGAGTTGTTGTGCCGGGAAGTGCCCCGGCCGTCCAATGGCGCCCGCTGACCCGTACCACGCACCATGATGTCGCTCTCGACATGGATTCGTTGAAGCTGACCCCGCTGGGCAGGGTTACCGTGTGGCTGCGGTTTACCCCCCTGGGCGAACCGCAACGCAAACTCGCCGCCACCGAATATGGTGAAAAGCTGTATCGGCTCCACCTGGAATACTATGAAATCGACTGTAGCGAACAGTCCGACGTTCTGCAACTTATCGACATCATCGGACCGGACGGGAAAAGATTGGCCAGAATGAAAGGCGGCGGCCCGCTGGCTGCCATTTTCCCCGGCTCTACCCTGGATCTGGCGGCCCAAAAGGTGTGTCCCTCATTTGAAAACGAGGCGGTCCCGGACGAGGAGGTGGAAGCGCCGGACAGCAGCGACGCAACGAAGACGGACACGCGCCAAATATCCGAAGACATCCGAGCCCGTATCTCCGGAGCGCTCCAAAAGACGCAAACGGAACCGGATAGTCAGGCTGCCTGGCGTGACTTGGGAAATGCCTATTACGACGGCGACCAGCCGCAACAGGCCATCGAGGCCTATGACCGGGCACTGGCACTCTCACCCGAAGATGCCGATGTGCTCAACGACCAGGGGGCCATGTATCGCCAGTTGGGCGATTTTACACGAGCCCTGGCGAATTTCGAGAAGGCGCTCAAAATAGCGCCCAACAACCTTGAAAGCCTTTATAATGTCGGCTACGTCAATGCCTTCGATCTGAACCGTATGGGAAGAGCGCTGGAGGCGTGGCGCCGCTACCTCGAGTTGGACCGGACCAGCGAGACAGCCCGCCAGGTGCAGGGCTTCATCGAGCGTTACGGGAAATAA
- a CDS encoding PilZ-like domain-containing protein, whose protein sequence is MNDFDIYANYFSVGMKVVVGIPLANAGVFRDGAIIHEIDEDFVSLQLSRDQLPLNVSLHVGQILDLRGGKDDSGYSCRAIIVAEGPAREILLRLIGEIVSDELREFYRIDAFLPLKYYISFEQNVDTLKREWMERREQRQAADAERRQKRWDSSLVLGSAELPPERRLEQTEEDDGEDVDEDKELDEELVEEQSDPWDTIIPLAANISGGGVRIITHQEFESGVYVLLEILVPMPRRIVDIVARVITANRNYAAGKDREYFNTGLQFVFIDERDRDAIINHISNVQLKRIRQLREQFIFRDGPSAGNEEQKAAPLLNWATIGRRLGYTLVFLMITLFIFNYFRHYAKDHPKNEIEEIFEGGIKKYLEKFK, encoded by the coding sequence ATGAATGATTTCGACATTTACGCCAATTATTTTTCCGTCGGCATGAAGGTCGTCGTCGGCATCCCCCTGGCGAATGCCGGGGTGTTCCGCGACGGGGCCATAATCCACGAGATCGACGAGGATTTCGTCTCCCTCCAGCTTTCCCGCGACCAATTACCCCTCAACGTTTCGCTCCATGTGGGCCAGATCCTCGACCTGCGAGGCGGCAAGGATGACAGCGGCTACAGTTGCCGGGCCATCATCGTTGCCGAAGGCCCTGCCCGTGAAATACTCCTCCGCCTGATCGGCGAAATAGTCTCCGACGAATTACGCGAATTTTACCGCATCGATGCCTTTTTGCCGCTCAAGTATTATATCTCCTTTGAGCAGAACGTGGATACGCTCAAGCGGGAGTGGATGGAGCGCCGCGAGCAGCGGCAAGCCGCAGATGCCGAACGCAGGCAAAAACGCTGGGACAGCAGTCTAGTCCTGGGCAGTGCGGAGCTTCCGCCGGAACGGCGGCTTGAACAAACAGAGGAAGACGATGGGGAGGACGTAGACGAGGACAAAGAGTTGGACGAGGAGTTGGTTGAGGAACAGAGCGACCCTTGGGACACTATTATTCCGCTGGCTGCCAATATCAGCGGTGGTGGCGTGCGCATCATAACCCACCAGGAGTTTGAAAGCGGCGTCTATGTGCTGCTGGAAATACTGGTTCCCATGCCGCGCCGTATCGTAGATATTGTGGCGCGAGTCATCACTGCCAACCGCAACTATGCTGCCGGCAAGGATCGGGAATACTTCAATACCGGCCTGCAGTTCGTTTTTATCGACGAACGGGACCGGGACGCCATCATCAATCACATCTCCAATGTCCAGCTCAAACGGATACGCCAGTTGCGCGAACAATTCATCTTTCGGGACGGCCCCTCTGCCGGGAACGAAGAACAGAAGGCGGCGCCCCTGCTTAACTGGGCCACCATCGGAAGGCGGCTTGGCTATACCCTTGTTTTCCTGATGATCACGCTGTTCATCTTTAATTATTTCAGACACTATGCCAAGGATCATCCCAAAAATGAGATTGAGGAGATATTCGAGGGGGGGATCAAGAAGTATCTGGAGAAATTCAAATAA
- a CDS encoding cysteine desulfurase family protein, which yields MNYFERGDTLIYADNAATTRISDSVLEKMLPFLQEQYGNASSQYSLGIKAKCAIEQARQQVAGAIGAEPSEIVFTSGGSESNSWVLSSVNNGHVITSSIEHHSVLDACHSLERKGIAVTYLPVDGRGRVSLDDIKEAIRSDTKLVSIMLANNEIGTIQPVAEIGEYLRERNVLFHTDAVQAVGHIPVIVKELGVDFLTASSHKFNGAKGTGIFYKRNGASLPPLIFGGEQERGVRAGTENVAGIVATGYAIGESVNDMTAMADKLSVFVHATIFGIRTQIPGIIINGDESNRLPGIVNIVFNGVTGESLMHLLDLKGICVSTSSACTSGKGKPSHVLMALGLTEQQAKSAIRISYGRYNNINDVETIVATICNAYNKILTAKL from the coding sequence GTGAATTATTTTGAAAGAGGCGATACTTTGATTTATGCCGATAATGCTGCTACGACAAGAATATCTGACAGTGTTTTAGAGAAAATGCTCCCTTTTTTGCAGGAGCAATATGGCAACGCTTCCAGCCAGTATTCACTCGGAATAAAAGCAAAATGTGCCATTGAACAGGCTCGCCAGCAGGTTGCCGGGGCTATCGGAGCAGAGCCTTCTGAAATCGTGTTTACTTCAGGTGGTTCTGAGAGCAATAGCTGGGTATTGTCCTCCGTCAACAATGGACATGTTATTACATCTTCAATCGAGCATCACTCTGTGCTCGATGCATGCCATTCACTTGAGCGTAAGGGTATAGCTGTGACTTACCTGCCTGTTGATGGCAGGGGACGCGTTTCGTTAGACGACATAAAGGAAGCCATTCGCTCCGATACTAAACTTGTTTCTATTATGCTCGCAAATAATGAAATCGGGACAATTCAACCAGTTGCTGAAATCGGGGAATATCTGCGTGAGCGCAATGTTTTGTTTCACACTGATGCAGTTCAAGCTGTCGGACATATCCCCGTCATTGTCAAGGAACTTGGAGTAGATTTCCTGACTGCATCCAGCCACAAATTCAATGGAGCAAAAGGAACGGGCATTTTCTACAAAAGGAACGGCGCCTCACTGCCTCCTTTGATCTTCGGAGGAGAGCAAGAGCGCGGGGTTCGTGCCGGAACTGAGAATGTTGCGGGAATTGTGGCAACGGGATATGCCATTGGTGAAAGCGTAAATGATATGACAGCAATGGCCGATAAACTATCGGTTTTTGTGCATGCAACGATATTCGGGATACGAACTCAAATTCCAGGTATTATTATTAATGGTGATGAAAGTAATAGGTTGCCAGGAATTGTAAACATAGTCTTTAATGGTGTTACAGGCGAATCGCTTATGCATTTATTGGACTTAAAGGGAATATGTGTATCTACAAGCTCAGCTTGCACATCTGGAAAAGGCAAACCTTCACATGTGCTAATGGCATTAGGATTAACTGAACAGCAAGCTAAATCTGCTATTCGCATTTCATATGGAAGGTACAACAATATAAATGACGTTGAAACTATTGTAGCCACCATTTGCAATGCCTACAACAAAATTTTAACAGCAAAGTTATAG